The nucleotide sequence TGGTTTAAGGGCAGTTGTCTTATCGCTTATTGGTAGGATTTCAATGGGTTTATCTATTCCATTTTATGGCCTAATGAGGTACATTATGCGATAATGGTAAAATCGGCTCCGATTGGTTAATAATGCCCATAAAAAAGATGATTACTACcattaaataaatagataaatattGTTTCGTTCGAGTGCAAACTTATGTCTGATAGCGTAAACTATGTCAATGTCTCAGGCAAAAAGATCGGAAGACTAACTGACAATAATATTGACACTGTGTATGACTTTGCCTTTGAAAATTAAACCAAACTTTTCCACGCAAAATTCAATCAGACTGGAATAATTATCTTGAAATAAGTATAAACAAACCAGAAGACAGCGCATTTTGAATTGATAAGATGACATTACGTGTACTTACCAAAACCACAAATTTATTACAAATTTGATAAACATGTTTCACATGTTTAGATAAGAACGTCTGGCACTTGCAGGATTACACAAATAATATATTACACAACTTCTTTTATCAAGCAATATATCATCAATAGGCTTTGATATCAAAAAAGATGATGTCTTATTGTGTAAGATACTACGGGTTGAAAATATGACTATTCATTTTTGTGTACACAACGTATTTTATCAAACAATATATCTTCAATGGGCTTTGATATCAAGCATGTTGATATCTTATTGTATAAGCACCTTATGGAAATACGATTCTTTCTATTTCTTGGCACAAGTAAAGACATCTTCTTCGAGGGTCACTCAATCTATTCATATTCAAACAAATTCCTCTCGAACCTAGAACTTGGTCAAACTACAATGAAAGAAAAACACCAAAATCCAGTAGACACTTAATTGTCAACAAAAGGAGAGAAAAGCCAGTTGGAGAAGACAACTCAGTTAACGCACATACTCGATTCTGTGATTTGTTTGCCACCCCGCTGCCGAAAAGAAAACACTTAAAGTCCTGGCCAAGACTCAAATCAGATAGAAAACCCCGGGAGCTCCTGCCGCTTACACACTTATCGAGCTTCTGGCTGGCTGTTGCTGatttcttgtttatttattcagCTTCAACCCAATCAGCCCACCCACACACATCCCGATCCTGATGCAAACAAACCCACACGAATGTAAACACAAGGCCACTAAATCACTGAACACTCTCAGCTTTGGCAtttacaccaccacccacACCACCACCCAACCACCTCCCACTCGACCACCCAAGAACCACCCATCCGAAGGACTTTCTACTCCCGATCCTGCTCCTGCGACTTCTTTTGTTGCTGCGCTTGACCCGCGGCTCCTGTCCCTTCCTTTGGCCCCATCTCCTCCAGggtttgtttatgtttatttgTTGGCACAATTTGGTTACATTGTTTGCTTACAATCTACTCATTGTTTGCAGGGTTCGTTGTTGTTCTTGAAATCAAGTTTACATCGATTAAGTAGCGGTAAAATCTGTTGCCAAGAACAACACAAAGAAAGCTTACCCAAAAGAAGGGCCTATAAGTTTGTAGGAAAGATTAACTAGATTTTTTCACCTGCTCTAATGGAATATATTTTGTACCCTCCTATTCTATCTTTTCGTAACTTAACTTTCATCTGGACTTATTTAACATTATTAGAACAAGCTCCCACAATCATTTAGCCCGATTTCCCAATGTCATGTTAAGTTTTAGTTTATCTGTCAGATAACTTTCATTAACTTCAAAGTTTGGGAGGACAAATTCGTTTTCTCAATGTGATGTTAacttaaataaagaaaactgtAACTAAAACATTTACACTGGCTTAAAATTTGTAATCAGAAAGACACAAGTTAACCTGACATTGGGAAATCGGCTCTTTGCAAGTTAATTTCCTcaagaaaacaaataaatctAGAATCTTCATCACTTACCCTGCATAACTACCAAGTTATTTCCATATTTTACCAACACTGCCTGAAATATCTCTGAATAAAGCATGACATTCTTGCACCCAGTCCAGCGAAGGTATGCATGACATTCTCCGGCAAACAACCAGACAATAATTATACACTCTCAAGTAGCTAATCACCCAAGAAGCCGTACTCAACTCGGCTCAGAGCCAAGCCCAGACCAAAGTCAACCGCAACAAAGTCCGGGGCCAGAGCTCCTGGTCAAATGGCAGACAAACAAAGGACGCCTCCAATCAATGCTAATGGCAATCGTCCTGCAATATCCTCAAAGTGCTTAGAAAACCGAAAGCCAAgaaccacacacacacagattcGGGGAGTGTGGGGAAAGTAGAGTGTGGGTGACTTGTGGAGTGAGAGGAGCTGGAGCAGACAAAactattaattaatttcccCAGTCACTGCAGGCCATCGACTTTGGGATCCACCGCATGCCGTTGACATTTCAGTCAATTCAGTCTTCGCAACAGATTCCAATCTTTGCCAAGGTGCGGCTGGCTAACGAATTTGCCAAATGGCGTAAGACGAGTTTTTATGTGAAGTTCTGGAAGGGAAGGGGAAAATTTGCTCAGACATTCACTCAACTTGTTCTAGTGTAATTGTTGAGGGGGCTAAGGATTTTGCTGTTATCATATAAATTGAAATCTTAGCCAAGTTTGGCACTCAAGTCTCAAGTATTTCACAGTGGCAATCGTCACTCAAGTGTCGCTGCTCCTAAGCTACTCAGGTACACGGGGAAAAACATTGCAAGCCCCTGAAGAACTTTATATATACTCAGAGTAAGTCAACTATAAGAACTATAATTATGAATCATCTTTACTTTTTAAGCAAGTGGCTCATTTGTTTAATACAACACCTACTATATTTGTAATTGAGTCATTCCTTAAtcatcttaaaaatatataaccatTTTTCAACCGAATGGGATGCAAATTTCTTTCACTGCCTCATCTACAAAACCTTAATTTATGCTGATCTCTGGCCTTTCTCCTAAGCGTTTTCGCATTTGCATAGATTTCCCAAAACTTGGAAACAAAAACATGATTTGATTTCCACCAGGCAGCTGATAATACTTCTCAATATGCGAATATAcatatgtgtatgtatgtttTAGCGGTGCCACAGGTGGGGGTAATTGAATGGAGGTCCTCAGTCATTTACATTCAATTAACAGTTGTAGGCCAGAGCGAATTGCCATCTATGAGATACTTGTATGTCTGGGCATTAATATTCGACCATCCATAAATATTCATGGACAACAGCAGAGGCATAGCATAAAAGGGGTTCAAGAAAATAAGTAATGGCAATTGAGAATGTAGGCTATCTAGACCTTTGTTATTTCCCGTGtgctttaaatataaataatctatttttaaatgattatCGTAAAGCCGTAAACAAAAGAATTACCAACGTCTGATAAGTTCGTAGTCATAATAAAACAGGAAtgataacaaaattaacccaaaataattataaatatttgtcaatagtcaataaatcaatattgATTCATTAAAAACCACCCATTAGTCATAATTACTTATCGTGATAACTTTACAAAATTTCTAATACATTTGCCCCTTTGGAACACCGCCCCTGggtaatttacatttgggcCTAATTTATGCCACATGAACTTGGGCCTTTGTGTAATGGAACTGTGTTTTGTCTTTAGTTGACTTTGGGCTAATGCATAAGATAATTACTGTTCCAGAGAAAGTGTCTTACGGATTACATATTCATCAGGCTATGATGACTACTGATGAAGCTCAAGATATGAGCAAGGGGAATTAAAGATGAGCCAatgttatttataattatgaaatttatatttcatattatgatatatatttagttgtaTCTTAGAGTTTAACCCACAGATATTCGTatgtaatttaaaaattttgttaaGGATATTATTCCTTAGCAGTTTTATTATAATGAACATTAGAtggttaattttttaaaatactcCACCCATGAGTAACCCACCTTAGCTGAACTTCTGGCAGACATTAACCCTCTCCTAAATCCTGCTATCACACTCAGCTTTCTTAAACGGCGAACGTGTGAATTCCCTTTTGACAGCTCGTCACATCTGCAATTATAGCAATTAATTAAGTTGGTTTACCCCATCCCATCAAGCCACAAAACTCGAACTGTAAAAGAAAACGATAGCCTGACGAACGTTCTTTCAGAACATTTACCTTTAACCCATCCCTGAgacattattttaaatgccAATTACAGTTGGAGCAGGAGCCATGGGTATGGGATGTAGGATATAGGAAATAGGATATAGAAAGAGTGGGTGCTGGCGCAAATTGCTGCAAATCCATGGCGGATGGCCACCATTCTCCAACATTTTCCTACCACTCACTCGCCTTGTGAGTGGGCTGGTGTGTTGGCACAGGCATTATTCGTAACGAGCGacatgatcataaaaataaacGCAAAATATAACACAAAACGCAAACACAATAATGGCCTGGGAGTGccttagtttttatttttacaccTGTTTACAAACAAAGCAAACGCAAAGGCGAGCGGAGGACGAGCAAATTTGACTGTGCCAGCACGCACACAATTAAATTTCCGGTACAACACCTACATGGGAATCCCCCGAAAAACCCTCCAAAACCCTCGAAGCCCCCTTAAAATACACTTTGATTTTCGTGCCACAACTTTCTAtatgtgtttgtgtgtgaGTTAGTGTGTGTGCAGCGTGTTTGAGCCATTAAAATTACGCCTAACGGAGTTGCAAACGCACCCAAACTCAAACAATAAAATGCACTGAAAATAATCTGAGGAAAAAATAATCTTCAAATTTTAGAAAACAAAGAATGTTAAAAAATTCCTATTTCTTTCATAACGTTGcttacaatatatttatttttaacaagaTGATTTTTTTTGATTAGATAAGAAATACTTTTGAGTTTTTTGATATACTGAGTATTCGTATATTCAAAAAAAactcatttttaaaaaagagaATGTTTTTTGATTTGATAAGCAATACTTGGGAATTTTTATCTTATCAGCACATTTTAGCACCAACCAcgtttataattttgttataAAAAATCCAATTAAATTCCTAAATTACTATTTCTCAGTGCACAAATAGGAGACGTAAAAATGTGCTAGGCTCACGCGGCGTATGAGTATTTTTCTGACTCACTCTAACTGCTCCAACACGTTTCATTTGAAATCCATGGCACGTTTGCTCCAACAACACCACCAGCCACCCGGAGACACGGAGCAATTTTCAATATTCCCAACGCCCGGTGGGCGGTGGAAAATAGGAGATGGGCGTGGCAGGTGGCGGATATAATGCGGCGACGACAATGCCTGAGTTGCTGTCAAAATTGGCAAAAATCGTCGAGGCCTCGTCGCGCTAACTAAAAATCAAAGGCGTCTCGGCCCACTTCGATTCCTCGAAGGGCAGCTACGTGTGTGGGCCATAATATTTATGCTGCTGCACAAACAGCCAAACagacacactcgcacacactcCCCTGCAAACTTCGGAGGCCACAcgttgcgtatacgtaatatttgCTTGGGATTATTACAGGCTGGCACTTGAGACGCGCACACGTCGCACCCccaataaaaatttatatatgcTTATGTATGTGCCTGCacttaataataaaatttcgtTTAATTTCGAGTtttgaatttcatttttatgaTTCCTTTCGCTTTTTTCGCATTTGGCCCCCGTCTATTTATTTTCCCCGCCAGGTGTTCGCCGTAACGTGATAAAAGTTTAATTATATTTGCCGCCGAGGAGATTGGATATTTATTCTGTTGCTACTCATTgtaatttgatttttaatattttttgtactTTGTTTATTTGGTTGCTTTGCGTTGTAATTCGATTTAACATGAgttttctttggtttttattttgcacaATAATAAATTGTAGTTGGTAAATGTTCAGAATGTAAACAACCTTCAAAAATGaataagaatatattttttcattaaacATAAATGGGTTGTAAGCAGCGCTGTCTGCCTATCCCTATAAAATGCTTCCGAGAAATGTAGAAATTATATAATAGAAGGATAAGTATTTGTTGTACTGCCATAACTGGCTTATCAGTCATAGCAAATAGTCATTTAATTGTTGATATTCttgaacaaataaatacaaataaaattgattaaaaatCATTCCGCTACTATTTAATTAGCAACAGCTTGAGGCCAGCGCATACCTTTCCGGAAATGCATTTGGGGCTTATAAATTTCATTAGGCAAGAGCGAAAACCTTCTGACATTGATGTCGGCTTAGACTGTCTAAGGACCTTACCGACTCCACTGGACGGACTGACTGTCCTGTCTgctgttttctgttttccgTCTGATGTTTGTTTATCTCCCTTTTGGCTTTGCCTAATGGACGCCTGCCAACAGCTGGCAGGACACTTTGAGCAACCAACTCAACATCTAGTGGCTGCTGCCAGTGGAAACATTGTATTCGAGTCAGGTGCGTTGTGAATTTTGCTGCAACAGTCATTATAATAATGCCACAACGAAGTGTGCTCGGAAATAATAATCAAGTTGCTCGGATGTTCGGGGAGGGTGAGGATGGTTGCTGGATCTAGGTTGGGGAACACAGCTGCTGGCACTTGATGGTTTCGTGTAGGTTGTAGACCAGCCAAGGCActtaaaatttcatttaaatatggACTCCTCGTTGAATGTGCAATCGTGCATTGTTGCACCGTTGCAAGTGCAATAATCGCCTCAAATAATAACTTTAAGTGCATAATTTTATAAAGTTCTCGCTGGTCTAGCTGTAATGGCTATTCTTGCCATTGAAAGTACGTGAGTACATTTGCCATTGGCTTGGCAAGAACCATTTCAAATTGGAGTCAAGGCAACGCAAATAAATACCTTTATATTTCTCTGCACTTAATTGCATATATTTTAAGGTTTTCCCTTGTAAAATTATAGTATAATAGATCTAAAAGCCAGAGAGGTCGATGCCCATACCAGAAGTCATTGTACAGCCATCCATTTTTGATACATTTAGCCTCTGAAAATCACTTGTGTCTGGCAGTTGCCACAACATTCAATAAGTTCAGCCGCCTGTCTGTTTCGAGTTACTGATTTCGGGTTTTCCTTACCCCCTTGCATTTggatttaattgattttgtgCACTGGCTGCAATTCAACCAGCAAAAGTCGACCCTCCCATTAATTCAAAACATTTCGCGCAGTTGTTTGTGGAAACGCATTTAGCGCAAATTGTTCGCATATATAAAGTATCCTTTTTCAATCGTTTGCATAACAAATCGTGAACCGAAACGGCGAATGAGTGAGTGTAAAATGTTCGCCCGAcgacaatttatttaaatatttctgacACGCACTGCACAAATGGCCGGTTCTGATTAAAAACAGATTTGTTCAGATTGGTTTTATAATAACCTTACCATACAGACAATTGACGTTGTCAGGCTGTAACAGTAACAGTCAAGCTTTGAATGCAAATTCGTTCTGTAATCGGCTGCAgactttattttaaattattttatttttagcagAAACTGTTGTGCGGTTTTTCAATTTATTACAGGAATAATCTGCTCTGCAGTCGATAAAAGCATCTAAATTCAACTAAAGAAAGATGAAAattattgtttaaatatttttcacaaTTTATTATTCGTTTCTCTGTCATAGAAAACTTATGGGACTCAGCAAAAACGCCCAAGTTTAAAGTCAatcaaactttttaattttcatttacATAAAAATTATGTTGGCTTTTATTTGCCGTGCCATTTGTTGGTGTCGCTCGGCGcttttgataaaaaaaaatttgcatacaaCAAATTTCCCACTTCACTTTCCGGAAAAGTTTGCCTTTTTACATTTGCATAACTCAACATCTAGACAAACAGAACTGGAAGGAGAGTGAAACCTAAGTGATAACATTAAAAGGGAAAGTCACGAAAAGCAAATATGAATCATACGCCATGTGTGGCAAATGCGatgaaacaaaaataatttgcaagaataaataattatattcgGAATTAAGGGGAAAGTTTGGTAGATAAAAGTTAATGGGATCCTGAAAcgaaatgaaaaatattcgCAAGGGAATCGTTTTAAcctttctttaaaaaaattatggcTGAGCCCCAAAAACTCTTTAAAGAAAGAATTAGTGTTAAATCCATTAAACTTTTATTACCTTCAAACCATAATATAAATTAACCTGAGACTCGCCAAATTTATTCATTATCACTTTTGACTTAATATATCTACATATAAAGTTTTCGTCATTTAGGTTCCCTTAACTCTAtgggtaaataaataattcgcGTGCTAACATATTGGCGATATCGTCAATTGTTATACTTTTTAGCACTTTTttcacaaataaatatttgcttAATGCGCTTCATttcacaaataaatatttgtttgttgTGAGTTGTTTAAACTGTGTCTAGAGGTCTAAGATCTGACCTCTTCATTGAAGTTAATGAAACAAAAAtcatttgtaaaaaaaaaacctaatTGTATATTGTATTTACACAACATTCCGCTTCTTAACTGACTGGTCTTATAAATTTACCAAGTGTTAACAAACTTCGCGATGTCGTCAATTGTTACACGTCGAATGAGAAGACCTTTTGGCACATTTTTCCAGCGTCTAATCAAGATATTACCCAATTAACAGGTCCAAGATAATTGAGATGGCGGCAAaatgaacaatcaaacaaggGGGTTTGAACTAGATATATTTTATTACAGGGCAAAAACACACCCATTCAGACCAGAGAGAGCAAGTGATAAGTCGAGCGAGGCGCGAGAATCCAACCGGCAAGTCACAATGCCAATTGAGGCTCTGATGTGTAAGGCAAACACGAGCCGGCAGAGCAATCTAAAATCCACAATCTGCGATACGATCTCGAGATCATTATCAGTGGGATGATCTCGACCGGTGCTATCATTCGACAGTTGCGATTTGTGGCGGACAGACGTGCGATTAACTAAGAAATCCGAATCCCGATCCTAAATAGTGATGTATCCGCAACTTGAAACAGAAGCCGAGGCTCTGGAAAATGCCACGGCGCGAGCTCTTTTACCAGGTGCCATAAGTAAACCCGCCAGTGAAGCCGGAAAGGCTCCCAAAACGAGCAAATGGAAACGCCGTCTGCATCGCCATATTCCGGTCTTTCAATGGCTACCACTTTATACCACCGAATGGGGAATCGACGACTTTATAGCCGGTATTACCCTGGGACTAACGATCATACCCGAAAGTATGGCCTGTGCCCTCTTGGCGGGTCTGCCAGCTCGTTACGGATTGTGTTCAGCGTTTATTGGACCCCTGATCTATCTGATCTTTGGCTCCATCGACAAGGTTATCATCGGACCCACCAGCCTGGTGGCTCTGGTCAGCGTCCAGTTCACCGTGGGACGACCCATCGAATTTGCCTTCCTGCTCACCTTTCTCAGCGGAATTGTGCAGATCATTATGGGCACCATGCAAATGGGTGAGTCTAGACACACTATAGGAAAAATATCAGACTTCTGGTAAAATTCATCATAAgcttttaattttaacaaTTACCTAGAAAATCGGTTTGATTGCACCACTGCACCACATAATTATAAAGTTCTGTGAAAACGCTTAAGTTACTGTATTTTCAACAGTTTATATGATATATGTTTTCTTTAAAAGTattataaaatgaaaaaatatatattagataactacatttaaatagatatttttaaactttattacaagttttttttaagtgcatGGCGTCTAAATATCAGCTGGTTTACGTGTGATCTCACTGCTAAATTGACTTAAGTGCGACATGTGTTACTTCCCCCATGAACTTGGTCCAATTGAATTGAAATAGATCCGCTTTAAAGCTCGCTTTAAGCACCTAATTGAGTGTGCTGCACGATAACTGTTATGCGGTTTGTCCGTGACTAGCACTATTTGGTTCAATTAACACTTCTTCGGACGAGATTCGCTGTGTGGATTTGTATGCAAAACTAGAATAGATCCAAAAAAATTGAGTGGGTGGTTTGATAAGGCACATAAAGACAGGTGTCATGTATGTATTGAGATTTGGTAAATCCAGTGAAAACTGGAAAAATTAGACCCTCGATTGTTATTTATCCATCTTTAGTAATCCACTAATAAAGATTCATTTTCCATATGATAGCATGCACATTGGAACAACTTCATAAAAGTTTGACCAAAGAACAATGAGTTCagatattaaaatattaaataaagcaTGTTTTTGAATTTTCCAGGCTTCATCTTTGAGTTTATCTCAATGCCGGTGATCAAAGCCTTTTCATCGGCCACTGCCATCCTGGTTATAGAATCTCAGCTTAAAGTACTGCTGGGCATTAAGTACTTAGTGGCGGGACTTCTAAATTCAGTTGGAATGCTAAGTTCCCGCATCGAAGAGTCCAATATGGCAGACCTCATAGTTGGGATTTGTGCCATTGTTTTTCTGCTCCTCTTGGAGGTAAGATTAAatcatattattaaatattataggtAATAtctataatattatttattccCTGCAGTTATTGGATCGAGTAGCTAGTAATGAAAAGCGAAGCAAAATTTTAAGGATATGCTGTCGGTATTTGTCCACTTCAAGAAACACATTGATTGTACTCCTTGCTGGCATTGTCTCCTATATTTGGATTCACAAGAGTGGTCAAGTTCCATATGCTCTCAGCAAGAGTGCTTTGGCCACTCTGCCCAATTTCACAGTGCCCAGTTTGAATATTGTAACCCCCGAGCGTAGCTACAGTTTCTGGGAGGTTTTAAAGGAACTTAATATTGGTATTATAGTCATTCCCATTGTGGGCATACTGACGAATATATCGATTGGAAAATTAAGTGAGTATAAAGAGGGGAAAaaggaaatatatattttatatttacctTTATTTCAGCTCCCAAGGGATTGGTGGATACGAATCAGGAGCTCCTCACCGTAGGCCTATGCAACATGTTCGGATCTTGTGTCCAGGCAATGCCTTCATCAGGAGCCTTTACCCGTTACGCCATTAGCACTGCCTGTGGCCTCAGGACTCCAATGGCCAATCTGTATTTGGGTAAGTCCAACGGATTTTAAAGGCAGTCTGCCAGAGCTCAACTCAAAAATTAAGGGTAACAGCGCACAACATTTTCAATAGGAACCAAAAACTACACTTCTATgtttcataacttgggtatgaatttgtggtgGCATTTCCTTATAATctacatcaaaatatttatttttaaagagggtcacatttttaacctATTTTCATGTTCtattttttggtatttccCATGGCTTTCAGTATTGGAACCTAAAATTGCACTTCTAAGTatcataacttgggtaattgcATTCCGATTTTGACGAGAGttacctctatgaattcgtggtgGAATTCTCTTATaatctgcatcaaaatattacttttaaaagtcggtcacatttttagtcctttttcatgttcgatttttcggtatttccaatggctttccaTATTGGACCCAAAATTGCACTTCTAAGTATCATAACATGTGtaattggattccgattttgacgtgggatacctctatgaattcaTATTGAAATTCCCTTATAATCTGCACCAAAATATTACTTCTAAAAGAGGGTcacaattttaacccattttcatgtccgatttttcggtatttccaatggctttccaTATTGGACCCAAAATTGCACTTCTAAGTATCATAGCATGTGTAATTGAatcccgattttgacgtgggatacctctataaaTTCGTGGTGGAATTCCCTTATaatctgcatcaaaatattACTTCTACAAGAGGGTcacaattttaacccattttcatgttcgatttttctgtatttccaatggctttcagtaTTGGAACCCAAAATTGCACCTCTAAGTATCATAACTTGGAtaattggattccgatttttacgtgggatacctctatgaattcgtggtggaatattacttttaaaagagggtcacaattctaacccattttcatgtccgaTTTTTCGGtgtttccaatggctttcagtaCTGGAACCCAAAATTGCACTTCTAAGTATCATAACTTGGAcaattggattccgattttaacgtgggatacctctatgaattcgtggtgGAATTCCCTTACAATCTGCGtcaaaatattacttttaaaagagggtcacaattttaacccattttcatgttcgatttttcggtatttccaatggctttccaTATTGGACCCAAAATTGCACTTCTAAGTATCATAGCA is from Drosophila suzukii chromosome 3, CBGP_Dsuzu_IsoJpt1.0, whole genome shotgun sequence and encodes:
- the LOC108007008 gene encoding sodium-independent sulfate anion transporter, with amino-acid sequence MYPQLETEAEALENATARALLPGAISKPASEAGKAPKTSKWKRRLHRHIPVFQWLPLYTTEWGIDDFIAGITLGLTIIPESMACALLAGLPARYGLCSAFIGPLIYLIFGSIDKVIIGPTSLVALVSVQFTVGRPIEFAFLLTFLSGIVQIIMGTMQMGFIFEFISMPVIKAFSSATAILVIESQLKVLLGIKYLVAGLLNSVGMLSSRIEESNMADLIVGICAIVFLLLLELLDRVASNEKRSKILRICCRYLSTSRNTLIVLLAGIVSYIWIHKSGQVPYALSKSALATLPNFTVPSLNIVTPERSYSFWEVLKELNIGIIVIPIVGILTNISIGKLTPKGLVDTNQELLTVGLCNMFGSCVQAMPSSGAFTRYAISTACGLRTPMANLYLGIIVLLALSYLSPYFNYIPEATLAAILICSIFTLLDFKLPMRLWRDSKRDFATWLLCFLVCVLFGVEVGLFVSIVVTALHLLYLWARPEIRVKIEQLEEMQYIRVTPGNGVYFPAINYLRERVLKACTQADFKITVVIDGQRINGMDYTAAQGISKLSSDLCRQADASSSTLLILFRFPEHLQRLIDHTDNLVFCESENKVKEFLTQESLRNGYINLKEHIRASIDLGYKIDID